One genomic window of Arachis stenosperma cultivar V10309 chromosome 10, arast.V10309.gnm1.PFL2, whole genome shotgun sequence includes the following:
- the LOC130957652 gene encoding secreted RxLR effector protein 161-like: MADYKSIDTPMQVNHKLKIVEGATLADKEMYRRLVEKLIYLSHTRPDIAYVVGIVSQFMHKPQEDHMEAAMRIVRYLKGAPGSGIIFKRNGHLKVEAYSDADWAGNPNDRRSTAGYFTLVGGNLVTWKSKKQKVVALSSAEAEFRGIVTSITEVLWIRKLMTEIGFPLQLPS, translated from the coding sequence ATGGCGGATTACAAATCAATAGATACACCCATGCAAGTTAATCACAAGTTGAAGATAGTAGAAGGTGCCACCCTAGCAGATAAAGAAATGTACCGGCGACTGGTTGAAAAACTAATTTACTTATCACACACTCGGCCTGACATAGCTTATGTTGTGGGAATAGTAAGTCAGTTTATGCATAAGCCACAAGAAGATCATATGGAAGCTGCCATGAGGATAGTTCGATATTTGAAGGGAGCTCCAGGAAGTGGAATCATTTTCAAAAGGAATGGCCATTTGAAGGTTGAGGCATACAGCGATGCAGATTGGGCGGGCAACCCAAATGATAGAAGATCAACAGCTGGTTACTTTACACTTGTTGGAGGCAACTTGGTAACTTGGAAAAGCAAGAAGCAGAAAGTTGTAGCTCTTTCAAGCGCAGAGGCTGAATTTCGAGGGATCGTTACAAGTATCACTGAAGTATTGTGGATAAGAAAATTGATGACTGAAATTGGGTTTCCACTACAATTGCCAAGCTAG